In the genome of Betaproteobacteria bacterium, the window GCGCTCGAGCAACGTCCCGATTTGCTGGCACGCGTGGCGGTGATTCGGGCGCGCGAAGCGGAAATTCGCAAGGCGCAGTCGGAGTTCTACCCGCGCATCGCGGTCGCTGCCGATGTCGCGCAGAACATCGGGCGCATCCGGACCAACGACATTCCCAGCTGGGCGAGCGTGAACGACCCGACCTACGGCGCCGCGATCTCGATCGAGCTGCCCCTCTACGACGGCGGGCTGCGCGACAGCCGGCTTGGCATCGCAAAGGCGCAGCGGCGCATCGCCGAGGAGGAGTTCGAACTCGCGCGTGACAAGACGGTGCGCCAAGTCGTCAAGGCGTATGACGATTTCAAGGTCGCCCTGCGCAAGCGCGAGGCGGCGCTGGCCCTCCTTGCCGCGGCAGAGAAGTCCTACGACGCGGCGATGGACTCCTACCGGAGTGGGGTCGCGACCTTTCTCGACGTCACGAATGCGCAGACTGCGCTGGTCAAGGCGCGCACCACCGACACCGATTCGCAGAGCGCCGTCTTCGCGACGGCGGCAACACTGGCCTTCAGCACCGGTGACTTGGCGCCGCCGGTGGCTGCTGCCGAAAGCGCGTCCTACACACCGATCTATGATCGACGCGACGTTGGTCAGCAGTGATTCGAGGTCGTTTGCCGGACCCGGATGCCCCGCGTGCGCAGAGGCGCCGCTCTCGTTTCGAGTCAGCGGGCGTGGCGAGTCGATCTCATGCCGTACCGCGAGGAGCGATGGATGGAACCTGCTTACTTTTCAGCCTTTGCAGCGCTGGCCGGATCGATGATAGGGGGGCTCACGACGTTGTCGGC includes:
- a CDS encoding TolC family protein, with the protein product ALEQRPDLLARVAVIRAREAEIRKAQSEFYPRIAVAADVAQNIGRIRTNDIPSWASVNDPTYGAAISIELPLYDGGLRDSRLGIAKAQRRIAEEEFELARDKTVRQVVKAYDDFKVALRKREAALALLAAAEKSYDAAMDSYRSGVATFLDVTNAQTALVKARTTDTDSQSAVFATAATLAFSTGDLAPPVAAAESASYTPIYDRRDVGQQ